The Mastomys coucha isolate ucsf_1 unplaced genomic scaffold, UCSF_Mcou_1 pScaffold20, whole genome shotgun sequence nucleotide sequence CCTTCTGTAAATCCCCTGCTATGGGTCCTGAGACCACCTCTGGGAACTCCTGGCTGTAAGCATAGGTTCAAATTCCTATGCATTTTTGTGGCCTTAGGCAAATCACTAACCACAGGTTCTGCTTCCTCACCTATCCAACACAGATAACCACAGACTTGCCTTGAAGATGGGTGCAAAATGACAATCCTGGTTATAAAGCCATGTATTAGTTGTAATGAAcgaacatcctttttttttttttttccacaataaCCACTAGGCAGTGGTCAGGCTTCTCACAGAATCCAGAAATAAATGACAACTCTCTAGAGAACAGGAGAGGCAGGCAAGACAAGCAGgcagggtggtgagcaggaggctAGTCCCTGGATCTCAGCTCCACTAATTGTGTCTGTAACCTTGGATTTATCTCTGCAATGGGCAGTATCATTTCTCCTATGTAGCAAATGTGTGAGCATCTGGAAGTGCTAGGAGGTCTAGGAGAGCTCAGCTCGGATCCTGGAGACCCTTGCTGGTATAAGCAGCTGGCTCCAAAGGAAGCGGATGTGCAGTCAGAGAGGGAGGTGTGTATACTTGGGCAGTTGGGAGCTGGACCCCCAAATGCTTCCTCCCTTCTTTATGATTCCCTCACTACCTGGACAACAGTGTTAGGCAGGAGCTCATTCCCAAGCCTTTGGTTCCCATCCAGGCCAGCTTTCCTTGGCTGGGTCCCAGGTTTATCAAAAGCCCGGGTCCTTTACATGAGCTCCTGGCAGCTGGCTGGGAGGTTTTCATTCACATTGAGGGGTGAGTGAGTCACTGCAGCTGCTAGTCCAAGGACAATTCTTCCCTCACTGCTGACAAAGACCAGCCTCTGCCTAAGTGAGTGGAGCCCTGAAGGTGGGTGGAAGACCTTCCTAGTCATCTTCAGCTGATGTCCATCAAGGACACCCCAAAGATGGGATCCAGTGACTCCAACAGTCACAGGAGAGCAAGAGTCAGTGAATGGAAGAGATAGATAGTACTTGTTGCCATGGTAGACAAAGGTAGACCCGACAGGCACCCGCTATGTGCAAGAGGGTTCTATGGCCCTTTAAGAGAGCTGGTACTCATAGAAgcctaaaataaatcttaatataaATGCCAATTTCTTATGGGGctcttttgtatgttttttaatgtatgataTGTAATGggttctccctcccccccccccagaatgCAGCCACTACTTAAACTCCATCTTAATTAAAGCTTGTTGTGCATTAAAGATGTGGTGGCAATTATATCTTAGATGTGAATACACTTGGCAAAGGGCGGGGAGCTGGCCTAGGAACAATTGCTCATTATACCTCATTCTGGAATCTACTGCCAGCCTGAGGGCGGTGGGCGGGGCCCTAGAGGCTGTTCTTGAGGGCAGAAGAACTGAGCTCCGCATTGAACAGAGGCTGGTTCACCTTTCACTTGTACCAGCTTGCCTACCTTCTTGTCTCAGCATTGGACCTGATAAGGGAAATATGACCTGGGAAGGCGCTAGAGCCAACCAGACAGACCATTTCTCCACCTAagaaaaaatagcaaagaaagtCTGGAGCCTTGTGCAGGCTGCCACTGGCAGAGCCCATAGGAGAACCAGTGGGCAAAGCATAGGCACAGTAGAGAATGGGTGCAGGGTGATGGTGCCTCTGCCTGGGTGGATCTCTTGCTCGGCTCCTAGTGCCCTAGCCCATTAATCTGCAGAAGACATACCAAAAGCACGAGGATGATGGGGCCCTGGTAGATGTAGTCCACTAAGTCACCAGGTTCCTTGCCAAACCAGCACCTGCAAAAGATAGGGCAGCTGAGGTGGACACAGATTCTCAACTCAGAGCTAGGTCTCTTGTATGACCCCTCCTGAGCCCCAGGCTCCAGGGCAGTTCTTGGCAGCACTAACTACTCTAGCAAGGGCCTGCCCTGTCTTTTGTTGTCTAGTGGGGCCAGTCTCCTGTGGCCAGTCTCACGGCTTGTCTGGGGCAGGGGTGGAGTTGGGGCATCCAGGACTGGGCatgcagcaggaacaggaagcaaggAAGAGCTGGGCTCTCCTTCACTGGTCTATGGGCTGGCTGTCCCGTGCCACCTGTTGTTTGTAGAACCTGTGCCATGTGCCAGACACTCATGGCACAAAGCTGCAGCTGTGGATGCAGGACCTTCTTCAACCCTGAGCCCAGGTTTTAGCCTTTGAGCTGAGCTTCGAACTGGGGAAGGAACCTACTACCTGGCCAGGTTTACTGACAGCTAGAGATGCTTTGGGACCCAGATGAAAGGTTGGACTAAGTTTCTGGATCTTCCAGCAAAGGTCATCCAGTGCAGGCCAGTCCCAGACAGCCACCTCAGAGGACTCAAAATTTCTGGTGTCTGTTTGAACACCCCTGAGAGAAAGCTTATCACCTACCGGGGCAGCCCTCCACTTCCTGAGCACCTTTTGTCTTTATGAGGTTTTCCTCGTGCTAAGGTCCTTAGATGTGACCTTATTCAAATGCCAATTACCATCTTTTGCCCCTGTGACCCCATGAGAGAATTGCTGTCACCTGGGCTCTCAAAACCCCCAGGCCAGCCTGTCCCACTTACTGCTCATTCTCATAGTAGAGTTTGCCAACTGCCCAGGCTACGATGATAGGGCAGGGTATGCCTGAAAAGAGAGACACATGCTGCAGGGAtggacacatgcacaaacacccTCTTGTAATGTCAAGGCAAGACATCACAGGAGTCTTCCAACTACAGGCCACCTATGACCTCATGGTGCATGTCCCAGCTCCTGCCCCAACTCTCAGCCATCCTCCCTAAGGTGTGGTGTACTGGACAAGTATCTCTGGGCTGGTCACCTGGGATAGGAGGAAGCCTTTCTGGAATGACTTCTGGAGGGTTTGAGGGCAGAATAGTGGAAGCAGATGCATCCTGAGATGGTGCAGGGGTGGTGGGCAGAGCTGTACTTGGGCATTGGTCAGGACTGCGTGGGGGCAGTGGCTGGGGTTTGCATGGGAGTAGCAAGGCAGGCTGGGCTCCAGTCCGTGGCCTCAAGATGAAGGGGTGGGAGAGCGGATTTTATCAACAGTGTCCCTTTCCCAGGAAGTCCTCCTGCCCAGGGACCCTCACACCATCCAATGAAGAGGAAGAGCCACTTGCGCAGGTGCTCCGTGGAGTACGTCATGACAATGGCCGTGTGCAGGTAGCAGCCCTCCACAAACATCCAGAAGAAGTTGGTGACCACAAAGTAGTTGAAGATGGTGGTGATACAGCGGCACCAGACCTGcatgtggggaggggtggggtggtgagaggCTGCTGGGGCAGCAGAGCAGGTCCCACAGGGAGCCACGGAACCTTGAACTTTGGGACTCATGGACAGGGTTCCAAATGCCAACTCCCAACGGGGTAGCCCAGTCTCCCACCCTCACTTCTGGGTAGCTCCTCTTCTGTGTGCCTCTGactttctctcctccccagccTCTTCAGCCTCTTATGTGGTAtaggggatggaacccagggtctcccacctgctaggcaagcactctgtcgcTGAGCCTACAGCCctagcttttaaaaacatttgaaaatatttttagtttgtaatagggtctcactatattgcccaggctggctatgaactcactatgtagcacagggtTGCTCAGAACTTATAAAaatctttctcagtttcccaaatagctgggattacaggtctggaTCACCATGTCTGATAGATCTTTTCAGTCTAGAAAGAGACAATGGTTGGCTTTCTGCCAGCTGACTGGGGCTCAACACTGTTTTCAATGTCCATTTGGCTACATAGCTAATCAGACTGGGCTTCATTTAGGGATAGACTtttcacttaaaaagaaagaaaacaagccaggcatggtagctcacacctttaatcccaggactctggaggcagaggcaggcagatctctgattttgaggccagcctgctacagagtgagtttcagggcaacaagggccacacagagaaatcctttctcaaaaacaaaacaaaacaaaacaaaaaaacaaaaaacaaaaacaaaaaaaaaacaaaaacaaaaaaaccaaacagggtAGGGCAGCTGAGGTGTTGGGGTAGGAGGGGTTCCTGCTGGCTCATAGCAGGAGGCTCTTGCTAATTTTGAGGCCTctacaaacccagacacttttctAAACCCCAAGGTAGCCAtcttgtccattggtgagaggaAAAGAAGACATGAACAGAGGCTGTGCTCAGGACCGCTGTTGTGTGACCTATCAGCAGAGCTGGACCTCTCTCCATTGACTGCTCTGAGCGAGGAGACACTCCCAAGAATATTGCATGAATATAAGAAGGAAAGGCACTGTCCCAGAGTCATGGGCTTCCATATCTGTGGCTTTCTCCCAGGGTTCTCTTATGGTCAATGTTAGCATGTGGGGAATGTGGAGAAAACAGTGGGCTGGGTAAGGGGAGTCCTGGGGACCCTACTTCCTCCCTGTGTGACTTAGCCATCTGGCCCCTGGGTACTGCTCCTAGGCTGAGCTGCTCACTGCCCCAGCCCTGGTCCTTTGCTCTAAAGAGTCTTGGTGGGTGGGAGGCTATGAACCCGAATACTAAAGCTGCCTTTTTTCCAGGTGAAGTGCAGTCTCATTAGTGCCAGGTTGAGTTAAGGATCAAACTAGaccaagcgtgtgtgtgtgtgtgtgtgtgtgtgtgtgtgtgtgtgtgtgtgtgtgtgttgagggccaGGCCAGCCAAAGACAATGCACTGAGACCTCTATGAGGTATGCCAGAGAGTAGAGTTGGCCCTCTTCCAGATTCAGTCTTACAGCGACTTGGACATTCAGCAGTTAACAGTTGACAAAAATCCAGGGTGCACACCTAATATCTGGGGCCACAGAGTGGACGTGCTACACCAACAATGTAACTTTTACCCCTCCGAGCTTcactttccatgtctgtgaaagGGAAGTTAATCTCTTTAGTCCTCCATTGAAGACTGACTAAGCAAGAAAACCCTTGATAGAGGCTAATACCAGCTCCTTTCCTCTAAGGTACCTGGATTTGTAAGATGGACAGGGGGCATGCggcagagggaggggggcatGTGGCAGGGCATGCGGTGATAGCTTTAGCTGGGAGCAACCCCCCCAAGGCCTGCCCCAGGGTGGGCTACTACATGAGATAGGCTAGGAACCAACAGGCAGCCAGACAGGCACCCCCTCCCCACAGTCTGAGGCTCCCGGAAGTGACCTCATTGCCCTCGTGCACTTCGTGGTCGATGAGTTGCAGCAGGAACCACGTGATGTTTCTCAGGATGAAGGTGGTGATGAGGTTCCAGTGGATCACATTCCGCAGGCAGCGGATACTTCTGTGGAGGTCCAGGTCAGAGTCAGCCAGGTTCATCTGGGGCTTGGGCTGGGGGCCAGCAGGATAAAAACCAGCCGGGAAAGACACTGCCTGGGATGAGGGTAGGACTGAACCAGAACCCAAGGCCCCCCTTGGTGGTCCCAGCTGAGCTTGCTCTCCACCCTTCAGGCAGCCTGGTGGTCATGACCCTGTGACCTGGATTAAACCTGCTTCTGACCACTGTTGCCAGGCCCCAGAATGGAAGAGACAATGTCTGGGAAAGACGAAGACAAGGAGAAAGCAGGGTGGAGGTGGACTCACCGCAGCACTAGGAAAAGCAGGAAAGCGGCCACCAGAGCCACCACGGAAACACAGTGGCCCAGGTAGTTGACAATGAGGGCGATTCGGTAATGCAGGTCATACTTCCTctgctggacagacagacaggcatgggAAGACAGAGGCATGGCTATGTGAGAGTAAGGCTGGTACTCCAGCCGTTTCTGCCCTGACCTTGGGATAAAAAAATAGCTCTAAATATCCCCAGGCTTTTAGATCTTCCCGCTGGTGGCTCTATTATTATAAATGGCTGAAGCCCGGAGGCACAGACTGTTGGGCACAGCTACTTGAGATTAGGAGGACCTACCTGGACAACTTAATggctttaaataagtaaatacatacatacaaacatacatacatatatacatacatacatacatacatacatacatacacaaataaataggGCTAGGGTTGAAGATTATTGATAGAtagcttgtctagcatgtgtggccctgggtttaatcctcaataacacacacacacacacacatacacacacacactcacagaaactgtAGCCAGGCCTCCCAGCATACATTTTAGGGGTACATTTGGACGAGAGCTATTGAACGAGAGATACCCTAGGGCTGTAGATGCAGATTCAAAACTTGGTCCTTCATAGTGCCATGTCTGGGTTTTGCCTCTGCTCAGACCTCTGCTGGCAGAGTAACTGAGGGTGAGATGACCCTTAGCTATGACATGTGTACTATGGGACCAACCTTCCCTCCTGCCTTTGAAGCAGTGACCCATGGGAGGCCAGGAGGGGTAGGTTGGGACTGGTCCCTGAGCATAGCAATGAGGATGTGCACTACAGAACACAGGAATAATACTCAAGTGGAATACAAGACAGTCCACCTTGTCCCACTGCCAGGAGAGCCATGAGAACATAGAGGAAGGCCAGAGGGTTGTTGAGAGCAAGCTTCTCTCTAGCCAGGCTGTATAGCTCTCCTTATGCTCCCCTCGAGGCCTCTCTGTGGAACACCTGGGCTCATATTCTGTGGCTCCACTTCTCGGGGGTGGCCTATGTTCTGTCCTCTACACTTGGACTTCATTTGAGGAAGGGCTCCGGACGACCTGAGAGCTTCCTTGGTGAATAAATGGAGGTATGGGGTTGGGTCATATCATTTTGGGTCAGCAATGAAGCCAAGATTATTGGAGGTGGACCTCAAGGGACAGTGCCTAGCatatatgaggccctgggttggaTCACAGTACTAAACCCAATGGCAAAGGGAGGCGAGTTCTTTGGCAGTACTGAATCCATTTCCAGAGCAAGAGCCAGTGCAGGGTGGCAAGACCCAGGCAGGTCCAGCTTCCTGCTGGGATGGTCTTGGTGAGGCTGTACTTGTTTCTCCATGGAATGGTAGAAGCAAAATGCCAGCTGGGGAAAGTAAGGTCCCATAGAAGGGAAAAGAACGTGCTCGCAGAGCCCTTTAGGGAGCACCAACTACAAGGTGCCCAGACTCTGCTGCTCCCCACCAGCCCCAACTCACTTGGAGGGAGACTCTCTGGAGGGTAGGAGATGGGTCTGGGTGTCACCAAGGCTGGCTCCATTGCCCATGAGGTCTTTTGTGCTCAGCCTGAGACCTAATGCTGTGAGAACCTGAGTGAGGGAGGCAGGGCACTCACCTTGTCATCCAAAATGGGTTCGCAGTGTGAGTAGTTGACCCTTGAGGCCCAGGTCCCGTTCTCTAGACACTCTCTGTAGGCATTCCCTGGAGAAGACGCCAACCACTGAGAGTCAGGCTGCGCTCCCTCCTCACAAGCCCTCCCTGGCTCCCTGGTACCCGCAGGATAAGGTCCACCCTCTTTAGTTCCCCAGGACCTGAAAACACAATGCATATCTGAAAGCTAATATGAgtcatttatatgaaaattacaCATAGGGCTTTATCTTACACGGTGGCTGAAAGGCATGCTAAAACCCATTTCAGACACACTCTCTGACTAGCTCTTTGTGCggcttctttcctttattcctcAGCTACAAAACTGGACCCAATTGTGAGTCCTGGGTTATGGCTGAAGATTGGCTGCTTTTAGCACAACAAACAATTTCTGTTCCTTCTCCGATCATTTTCTGTGCGTGCTTCATACTCTTCTCCGACAGCAGCGTTTGCATTTCCACAATAGCCACCACTTACGTGGCATGTGCTTGCCCGCCCAGGCGCTCTTCTCGCTGAGTCTAATAGACAAGACACGCTTGCTGTTCAGTCTTTGTTCTGATCCCTTTTCAATGgaggaggagactgaggcacaggGAGAATCGAGGTTACCGAGATGGCAAGGTTTCACTCTGCATTTTGTGTTCTTGACCTCTAGGCCACCTGGCTGTGGCAACATGGAAGTTTGGGGATGCAGGGTTGTGCTGCTGCCTGGGAGTTCTGATTGCCTGCCAGGCCActacatattatatgtgtgtggggaACCCATACCCACACCAAAGCCTAATGTGGTGCCCGACAGGACATTATGGAGCAGCTGTGTCCTGTGAGCAGAAGCTGAGGCTTCGGCCAGGGCAAAGCATGAAGGCCCAAAATATTCAGACTCAGCTTTCAACCTGAGATCTGACCCTGGAGGTCTAGATTCAAAGCTGCTCTCTCCGTAATTCTCCCAACACCCTCCAGGCAGGATGGGTGCCTTCTTCCCTAGATCCCCAAAGCCTTTcaccagtctctgctctgcatcACTGTTAGCAGAGGGCTCAACTCCCCTTTGATTACAATTCTGATTGGTCCATTGTTTGGGGGTGATTTGTACCAGGGCTCTACTTACTGGCTAATGGGCATAtgtttgtgggttttcttttttggctcatgttaaatatacaatataaagctaattaaaataaatagcttGGAGCACAGAGTCATAGGGCTGAGGGGGAAACTTTAGATTGTTTTATCGGAAGCAGTgagttctgaaaaaaaattaagttacttAGAAACTCACATCCGTTGAGCTGACAGTGAGCTCAAAGAGAAGAGATTATTAAGGAGTACTTGTCAAAGAGCAGAAAACAACGGGGGAGATTTTATTAGCTCAATTATTCTTTAATCTAGTGCTCTGAATGCATAGAGTTCTCAAATTCAGAGTTTGAAAAACTTTGCCTCTAGTGCCTTCAGCATGAAGCCCAACTCTACCAGCAGTGCCTCACCATGATAACCCTCAACCAGAGACTCCAGCACCCCTCCAGGGCTCAGTCCCCATCAGAAAGagatgagagatggctcagtggttatgagcacaggctgctcttgcagaggacaggagtCTCTATGCTTAATACCCATACCCATATGATGGCCCACAACCATTCCTAAGTCCAGTACCAGGGGGATCCAATACCTACTCTGACCTCTTTGGGGACCAAGAATAttcatggtgtacagacatacagacaggcaaaatactcataagaaaataaaatcttttcaagGGAAACAGACCATGTCCTCTGCAGCAAAAGCCAGACTCCTAAGACCCTTCTGTTTCTTTATCCAGTGACATTTCTTACCTGGCATGTTGAGGGGGTACCCCCCTCACTGTTGGTAAGGAAGGTGGTCCTGGCCATGATTAAATGCCatgcatactttaaaaaaatcaacagtaAGTGTCTCTTCATTGCTCTCGAGAATGAAATCCAACTCTCTAGGCATAATACCAAGATTTCTTTACCCCGGACCCCATGTTTGCCTGGCACCCCAATCACAGCCGGCACTTGCTCTAATGGGCCTAGCACATGCCCGCATCATTGGTGCTTCAGCCCCTCTGCCCCTTCCGACACTCTGCCCTCCAACAGACTGGTTCATCCTCAACCTAGCGCCATGCCATCTCCTCCACAGAGCCTGCTCAGCACTGTAGAACTGAAGCCATCGTTCTTTTTCCTCTGAGTACCTCTTCTAGAGAGTCTCACTTCTCAGAACACAGCACTTCACCTTTTATTGCCCCTAGACTCCATTAACACATACATTTTTGTATTattgtgtgcacgcatgtgcttGTGTGCGCATGAGTGCTTGGATCCAGTTTTAGAGAGCAAAATTTAGTTTGACCACAGCTATAATGTTTGCCATTCTACTTTGTGCTAATATATCTGTTTGTTTCATACATAAATGCTAGTCATGACCCACAAAAATCAATTTCATGGCCCGTTATTGTCACACAATCTGTggtttgaagaaacaaaaatctaCTTTAGAACATTTGCAAAGATTCAGGGTGGGCTCTGTCACTTTGCATCTAGTGCTTTCCTTTGCTACTGGACTTAAGCTCCCTGGTGACAGATGAGTAGGCAGGGTTTGTACTGGGGCCCCTGTGTGCCCCTCGGGAGCAGGACTTTGAGGGCATGCAGATGACATCAAACTGACTTAGATTTGTTAAACCTCCAAAATCATTGTCtgagatgtgggatgtgggagTGAAGAGGACTTCCCTCTGGGGCCTGATGCTATCTGGGGATGAGTTTCTGGCTATCAACATTGGGTAGCAGAAGACTGGAAGACAGATGTGCCTGTTCTTTGAGGGAGCTGTCTGTTACAACTAATGAGGGCACCAAGCCCTCAGGCACAGCCTTGGACAAGAGAGTGGAGgagccctgctccctcctccccttaAACCACAGGAGGATGGGCACATACAGTCTGAGTTCAGATGTCCAGGCCAAAACTGTGGAGCTAGATATAGTGCAGTGGGCACCTGTTACCACAGCAACACAGGTGCACCTGCTGAGAATCAATGTTGATGGTGTGCAGTGTGGCCTTCCAGGGACATTAGGGTCTGGATGCTACAGGTGGGCATCCCCATAGTGGCACTGGACTATTAAGCAACAGACTCTCCCCATTGTAGGTGCCAAAGCTTTGCTGATAGTTTCTCATTCAGAGGCCTCACCTGAGGTGGCTTAGAAGCCTGACTGGGAGATGGGAGCCTATCATCTATTTCTAATTTGTCTCTTGGTGGCAAGGTGATCATGACCAAGTCTTTTCCCTTTTGCTTTGATTTcctctctcagaaaaaaagtcaTTCCCACTGCTTCCCAATGATACCGTTGTGGTCTTCAGTAGGTTCTCTATCTACTAAGTGGGCCTTTCCATTTTGCTGAATGCTAAACATGAAACCATACTGATGGTTCCAAGCATCCCTACTTCTAAACACTCTCTCTATTATTACTTTTATCTCTCATATATCCTCACTTATAAGATAGGGACCATGTAAAGGAGACTGAGTGAGGGAGGTTGTgttaggaggaagagagatgtTGTCACTGGGTATTTGGAAAGACTTATAAGGAGAGCAGGTGATGGTAGGAAGAAAGAGGCTAGATGTGACATTTACCGAAATCACCGAGTAGGCTTGGACCATTCAGCACCACGGACAGCAAAAATTAAAGCCTTTCACCATCTCTGTAAGGTGGGAAGACCTTGGAGAGCTCCTGGCCACTTAGGTCAGTCCAGTTCCTCTAACAGTTTGCACAGCTTCTGTTTGTCACCCCAAGGGTCCAGCTGTTTACTTTTACCTGGTCCATGCTGGGCTAGGATTGTTCTCTTGCTGATACCTATTTTAAAAGGGCCTTCTTTTTCACCCAGCCCACAGGCCACCTACAGTGAGAGCCTTTATCTCCAGTCAGAGACCTCCTAAAGCCAGGCCTGCATTTCCCTCTCATCTGGCCCCTTTCTTAAGTGCTGCACAGAGCTGAACACACCGGGATGGACCAAGGATGCTGATGTTGCCTAGGTTACTGGGGAACTCAAAGCATGAAAGAGTGAGTGCAAGCCAAAAGGAGAGTTGGCAACCTTGGATGACTGAATcctaacacacatacaggagGCAACTAAATCTCTCACACATCCGATGGCAGGCCAACCCTACTGCTGAAACTTCAGTCGCTAAAGTCCAAGCCCCTGTCCTGGGGGACGTCAGTCTCAAGTGGCAAGCCCTGTAGAAGCATCTTCTACTTTCCAGACACAGTCTTTGCTGCTCTGAAGGAAGCACACTAGAAACAGAGTCAGTGGCACCTCTTGAGAATGTAAGAGGGGAAAGAAACTTCTCCCTCTTTTGGTCTATCTGGGaccaaagagggaaagaaagttcCCCAGAGCTGAACCCCACACCCTCGGGGAACACATCCTCCTGAGATGCCATAAGAC carries:
- the Crhr2 gene encoding corticotropin-releasing factor receptor 2 isoform X6; the protein is MPLSSHACLSVQQRKYDLHYRIALIVNYLGHCVSVVALVAAFLLFLVLRSIRCLRNVIHWNLITTFILRNITWFLLQLIDHEVHEGNEVWCRCITTIFNYFVVTNFFWMFVEGCYLHTAIVMTYSTEHLRKWLFLFIGWCIPCPIIVAWAVGKLYYENEQCWFGKEPGDLVDYIYQGPIILVLLINFVFLFNIVRILMTKLRASTTSETIQYRKAVKATLVLLPLLGITYMLFFVNPGEDDLSQIVFIYFNSFLQSFQGFFVSVFYCFFNGEVRSALRKRWHRWQDHHALQVPVARAMSIPTSPTRISFHSIKQTAAV
- the Crhr2 gene encoding corticotropin-releasing factor receptor 2 isoform X5, whose product is MPWCPGLYLGCRIWCPMGTPGSLPSAQLLLCLFSLLPLLQVTQPGQAPQDQPLWTLLEQYCHRTTTRNFSGPYSYCNTTLDQIGTCWPQSAPGALVERPCPEYFNGIKYNTTRNAYRECLENGTWASRVNYSHCEPILDDKQRKYDLHYRIALIVNYLGHCVSVVALVAAFLLFLVLRSIRCLRNVIHWNLITTFILRNITWFLLQLIDHEVHEGNEVWCRCITTIFNYFVVTNFFWMFVEGCYLHTAIVMTYSTEHLRKWLFLFIGWCIPCPIIVAWAVGKLYYENEQCWFGKEPGDLVDYIYQGPIILVLLINFVFLFNIVRILMTKLRASTTSETIQYRVSLCPFSIASSMERCAQP